The Sulfurospirillum halorespirans DSM 13726 genome has a window encoding:
- a CDS encoding IS3 family transposase, translating to MSRKRSSFTTEFKTQVVLEALKGELTIPQLATKYAITSKNILNWKQLFLDNATLAFEATDSTKSSKAELAKLKKENEKLNAKLTNVASQRDAAITKLQGLDVAVKKKLIDTHYSKLSIARQCEIINLNRTSLYYAPKQTDDKDAKIINRIQEIHTTISSAYGYRMMHQQLIKEGYRIGVNKVHKLMKMMKLHAKQKQDDQNKIHPYLLHDLSLAKPTKL from the coding sequence ATGAGTAGAAAGCGTTCATCTTTTACGACTGAGTTTAAAACACAGGTTGTGCTTGAAGCACTTAAAGGGGAACTAACCATTCCGCAATTAGCCACTAAATATGCTATTACATCTAAAAATATTCTCAATTGGAAACAACTTTTTTTAGACAATGCTACGCTTGCTTTTGAAGCGACTGACTCAACCAAATCGTCCAAAGCCGAACTTGCCAAGCTCAAAAAAGAGAATGAAAAACTCAACGCTAAACTCACGAATGTAGCTTCCCAAAGGGATGCGGCGATCACGAAACTTCAAGGACTCGATGTCGCTGTTAAAAAGAAGCTCATCGATACACACTACAGCAAGCTCTCGATTGCTAGGCAATGTGAAATTATCAATCTGAATCGCACTTCTCTTTATTATGCACCCAAACAAACCGATGACAAAGACGCAAAAATCATCAATCGAATTCAGGAAATTCATACAACCATCTCCTCCGCTTACGGTTACCGTATGATGCATCAGCAACTGATTAAAGAGGGGTATCGTATTGGTGTCAATAAAGTACACAAGCTTATGAAGATGATGAAACTACACGCCAAGCAGAAACAGGATGATCAAAACAAGATTCATCCCTATCTCTTACACGATCTTTCCCTTGCAAAACCAACTAAATTATAG
- a CDS encoding transposase has product MNQSPITFSTELKTKIVLELLHGKPNLIEIATQYGTTVENLSMWKQQFLANASEIFETQRSKKALKRRVETYVKENKKLTVMVEKVTTERDVVCRTLQSLSIAHNRRLMNARSHTLEKKQREIIALDYLLIS; this is encoded by the coding sequence ATGAATCAATCACCCATAACCTTTAGCACTGAACTAAAGACAAAAATTGTTCTTGAATTGTTACACGGAAAACCTAACCTCATAGAGATTGCCACCCAATATGGAACAACTGTTGAAAATCTTTCGATGTGGAAACAACAATTCTTAGCCAATGCTTCAGAGATATTTGAGACGCAAAGATCGAAAAAAGCATTAAAACGAAGGGTTGAAACGTATGTTAAAGAGAATAAAAAATTAACAGTTATGGTTGAAAAAGTTACGACGGAGCGAGATGTGGTGTGTCGTACATTGCAAAGTTTATCGATCGCGCATAACAGAAGGTTGATGAATGCGCGAAGCCATACGTTAGAGAAAAAACAGCGTGAGATCATTGCCTTAGATTATTTATTGATTAGCTAG
- a CDS encoding response regulator transcription factor produces the protein MIKILLIEDDVELARLLQRILLTEEVETVMAFNPVDGLKILEHETFDALVLDLSLPQIDGLDVCRTVRASFPDLPIIISSARSDTVDKIIGFELGADDYLPKPYEPIELAFRLRAILRRGIQVKTSSEVFSIDEKQHVIKRNNRELNLTKAEYDIMAFMLDKEGFVISREELLLNINSIKFQSGLKSIDVIIGRIRQKIGDDPKNPHSILSVRGVGYKFINA, from the coding sequence ATGATAAAAATTTTACTGATTGAAGATGATGTCGAATTAGCACGGCTCCTTCAACGCATACTTTTAACAGAAGAAGTCGAAACAGTGATGGCTTTTAATCCTGTTGATGGGTTAAAAATCCTTGAGCATGAGACATTTGATGCCCTTGTATTGGATCTTTCTCTACCTCAAATTGATGGCTTAGATGTCTGTCGCACCGTGAGGGCATCGTTTCCAGATCTTCCCATTATTATCTCATCTGCAAGGTCAGATACCGTCGATAAAATCATTGGTTTTGAATTAGGGGCAGATGACTATCTTCCAAAGCCTTATGAGCCAATAGAATTAGCTTTTAGATTACGCGCTATTTTACGAAGAGGCATTCAAGTAAAAACATCTTCGGAAGTTTTTAGTATTGATGAAAAACAACATGTTATCAAACGCAATAATCGTGAATTGAACCTCACAAAAGCTGAATATGATATTATGGCTTTTATGCTTGACAAAGAAGGTTTTGTTATCTCACGTGAAGAGCTTTTGCTCAATATCAATTCGATTAAATTTCAAAGTGGACTTAAAAGTATTGATGTTATTATTGGACGAATTCGTCAAAAAATAGGCGATGATCCCAAAAATCCTCATTCGATCCTCTCTGTCAGAGGGGTAGGGTATAAATTTATCAATGCGTAA
- a CDS encoding ArsS family sensor histidine kinase, with the protein MRNISIIKLISFFFILALVVINISFTIEYNRQIKDLNYFTFQRFMMGMRTIGEEPQNKDDLLAELGIKLSDTPKNEIRTNGKKLLEDSYCDMILYHNTLYFVPRDPPPPKKSMVKIMLLAGIAPKSDEEVISMDDRPALENLENFSLNRLWILWGTMNVVTVIFFIIVLRKLLRLRNLKSAIRAFGDQTTFQEIPVDSKDELGEIAAEFNFAMKKIHLLKESRTLFLRNILHELRTPVMKGKILASIIKDDEFKGQLRQIFIRQEVLLGEMVKVEKLASNEWILSTKEYRLVDILDHAIDLLLIHDTKRICINAEDTTPILMADFELLATAIKNLLDNALKYSKNDVIVDICPDHISICSDGEKIPEQRLDFTRAFNRDIESTSIGLGLGLYIANSIILKHSFDLLYHHENGKNYFRIFFQPISHKPYEEISDVPENLIH; encoded by the coding sequence ATGCGTAATATTTCAATTATTAAACTTATCTCCTTTTTTTTTATTTTGGCACTTGTCGTTATTAATATCTCTTTTACCATTGAATACAACAGGCAAATTAAAGACTTAAACTACTTTACCTTTCAACGTTTTATGATGGGAATGCGCACCATTGGAGAAGAGCCTCAAAATAAAGATGATCTGCTTGCAGAGCTTGGGATTAAATTAAGCGATACTCCAAAAAATGAGATCCGCACAAACGGCAAAAAACTTCTTGAAGATTCGTATTGCGATATGATTTTGTATCACAATACACTCTATTTTGTCCCACGAGATCCCCCTCCTCCTAAAAAGTCTATGGTTAAAATCATGCTATTAGCAGGCATTGCTCCAAAGTCTGATGAAGAAGTGATTTCAATGGATGATAGGCCCGCTCTTGAAAATCTAGAAAACTTTTCACTCAATCGTTTATGGATTTTATGGGGAACCATGAATGTCGTAACCGTGATCTTTTTTATTATTGTCTTACGCAAGCTATTACGACTCCGTAATTTAAAAAGTGCTATTCGCGCATTTGGTGATCAAACCACCTTTCAAGAAATTCCCGTAGATAGCAAAGATGAATTGGGAGAAATTGCGGCTGAATTTAATTTTGCTATGAAAAAAATTCACCTCTTGAAAGAATCTCGAACGCTCTTTTTGCGCAATATTTTACATGAGCTTAGAACACCTGTTATGAAAGGAAAAATCCTCGCAAGCATTATTAAAGATGACGAGTTTAAAGGACAGCTTAGGCAGATCTTTATTCGACAAGAGGTGCTTTTAGGCGAAATGGTCAAAGTTGAAAAATTGGCTTCGAATGAATGGATATTATCAACCAAAGAGTACCGCTTGGTGGATATTTTAGACCATGCAATTGACCTTCTTTTGATACACGATACAAAGCGCATCTGTATTAATGCCGAAGATACGACACCTATTCTTATGGCTGATTTTGAGCTTTTAGCCACGGCTATTAAAAACTTACTTGATAATGCACTCAAATATTCTAAAAATGACGTTATTGTTGATATATGTCCCGATCATATTAGTATCTGCAGTGATGGTGAAAAAATTCCTGAACAACGCTTAGATTTTACACGAGCATTTAACCGTGATATAGAAAGTACCAGTATTGGTTTGGGGCTTGGACTTTATATCGCCAACAGTATTATTTTAAAACACTCATTTGATCTTCTTTATCATCATGAAAATGGGAAAAACTATTTTCGCATCTTTTTTCAGCCTATCTCGCATAAGCCATACGAAGAAATTTCAGATGTACCTGAAAATCTTATACATTAA
- a CDS encoding nucleoside 2-deoxyribosyltransferase, with the protein MQKIYLAGPEVFLPNALEIGTAHKLLCKKYGFEGLFPLDNSITGNNPKEIAEAIRQANQRMICACDTVIANLSPFRGPEPDSGTVWEVGFAEGLGKNIVAYSTDLRTLKEKTQSILDLGDSNCDALGMAIEDFGLTHNLMFSHTVVAENFEACLQYLQIKINTI; encoded by the coding sequence ATGCAAAAAATCTATCTTGCAGGGCCTGAAGTTTTTTTACCCAATGCTTTAGAAATCGGTACTGCACATAAACTCCTTTGTAAGAAATACGGCTTTGAGGGTCTTTTCCCACTTGATAATTCCATTACAGGAAATAATCCCAAAGAGATAGCCGAAGCAATTCGGCAGGCGAATCAGAGGATGATCTGTGCGTGCGATACCGTCATCGCCAATCTTTCTCCGTTTAGAGGGCCAGAGCCTGATAGTGGGACGGTTTGGGAAGTGGGTTTTGCTGAGGGACTTGGTAAAAACATTGTGGCTTATTCGACGGATCTGCGCACGCTCAAAGAAAAAACGCAATCCATTCTTGATTTAGGGGATTCTAATTGCGATGCTTTGGGTATGGCGATTGAAGATTTTGGACTCACCCACAATCTGATGTTTTCGCATACCGTGGTTGCTGAGAACTTTGAAGCATGCCTGCAATACCTTCAAATAAAGATTAATACAATCTAA
- a CDS encoding aldehyde dehydrogenase family protein — MAYSRPTYKPRYENFIGGEWVPPLNGEYFDNLSPVDGELLTKIPRSSEADVDAAVAAGVKAFETYRHTSVIERSTLLNKIADKIEANLEALAIAETLDNGKAVRETLAADVPLVIDHFRYFASVIRGEAGTVADLDENTISQEIHEPLGVVAQIIPWNFPLLMAAWKIAPAIAAGNCVVLKPASATPMSILLLMETIQDVLPKGVVNIINGAGGKIGKHLSTHPDIKKVGFTGETTTGQLIMQYATENIIPSTLELGGKSPNVFFESIMAKDDEFFDKAIEGLVLFAFNSGEVCTCPSRALIQESIYEPFMKRVLERVKAITQENPLDPTTKMGAQASVNQKEKILDYIRIGKEEGAECLIGGEEYKNKTFPKGNYIQPTIFKGHNKMRIFQEEIFGPVLCVTTFKDEAEALAIANDTIYGLGSGVWSRDAHQLHSMSRGIEAGRVWVNCYHLYPSHASFGGYKKSGIGRETHMMMLNAYRHTKNILTSYNKNKLGFF, encoded by the coding sequence ATGGCATATTCTAGACCTACGTACAAACCGCGTTATGAAAACTTTATTGGTGGCGAATGGGTTCCACCTCTTAATGGTGAATATTTTGACAACCTCTCACCCGTTGATGGTGAACTTTTAACGAAAATCCCACGCTCTTCAGAAGCGGATGTTGATGCAGCCGTTGCTGCGGGTGTTAAAGCATTTGAAACATACAGACACACTTCGGTCATCGAGCGAAGTACCCTTTTAAATAAAATTGCCGACAAAATTGAAGCCAACCTCGAAGCACTCGCTATTGCTGAGACGCTTGATAACGGTAAAGCCGTTCGCGAAACATTAGCGGCGGATGTTCCTTTAGTGATCGATCATTTTAGATACTTTGCTTCGGTTATTCGTGGCGAAGCAGGAACCGTGGCAGATCTTGATGAAAATACGATTTCTCAAGAGATTCACGAACCTTTGGGTGTTGTAGCGCAAATCATTCCATGGAACTTTCCTCTCTTGATGGCAGCATGGAAGATCGCTCCTGCAATTGCTGCTGGAAACTGCGTTGTTTTAAAACCAGCGAGTGCAACCCCAATGTCAATCCTCCTATTAATGGAAACTATCCAAGATGTGTTACCAAAAGGCGTGGTCAATATCATTAACGGTGCAGGTGGAAAAATCGGTAAACACCTCTCGACCCATCCTGACATCAAAAAAGTAGGCTTTACAGGTGAGACGACGACCGGTCAGCTCATCATGCAGTATGCAACCGAAAACATTATCCCTTCTACGCTCGAACTCGGTGGTAAATCGCCTAACGTCTTCTTTGAATCCATTATGGCAAAAGACGATGAATTTTTTGACAAAGCGATCGAAGGACTGGTACTCTTTGCCTTTAACAGTGGCGAAGTCTGCACATGCCCTTCACGTGCGCTTATTCAAGAGTCCATCTATGAGCCGTTTATGAAACGTGTTTTAGAGCGCGTTAAAGCGATTACCCAAGAAAATCCTCTTGATCCAACGACCAAAATGGGAGCACAAGCTTCGGTCAATCAAAAAGAGAAAATCTTAGACTACATTCGCATCGGTAAAGAAGAAGGGGCAGAGTGCCTCATTGGTGGCGAAGAGTACAAAAACAAAACCTTCCCAAAAGGCAATTACATCCAACCGACTATCTTCAAAGGTCACAATAAAATGCGCATCTTCCAAGAAGAAATTTTTGGACCCGTTCTTTGTGTAACAACGTTCAAAGATGAAGCCGAAGCGCTTGCCATTGCCAATGACACGATTTATGGTTTAGGCTCTGGTGTTTGGTCAAGAGACGCGCATCAACTCCACAGCATGTCACGGGGCATTGAAGCCGGACGTGTGTGGGTAAACTGCTACCATCTCTACCCATCACATGCCTCTTTTGGTGGCTATAAAAAATCAGGTATCGGTCGTGAAACACACATGATGATGCTTAATGCTTATAGACACACCAAAAATATCTTGACGTCTTACAATAAAAATAAACTTGGATTTTTCTAG
- a CDS encoding DUF779 domain-containing protein — MSIHRLSATAEALKVIEMLKKEYGELVFNQSGGCCDGTAPMCYEKKDFHVPSRNVKMGEVGGCEFFIDKDQFEYFRYSQIVLDVKEEKAAFGNSFSLEIDEGYQFITRSRIFSDEENKLLREQEK, encoded by the coding sequence ATGAGCATCCATCGTCTGAGTGCGACAGCTGAAGCGCTTAAAGTCATCGAAATGCTTAAAAAAGAGTACGGCGAACTTGTTTTCAATCAAAGTGGTGGCTGTTGCGATGGCACGGCACCGATGTGTTATGAAAAAAAAGATTTTCACGTTCCTTCGCGTAATGTCAAAATGGGTGAAGTCGGTGGCTGTGAGTTTTTCATCGACAAAGATCAATTTGAATACTTTCGTTACTCTCAAATCGTCTTAGATGTTAAAGAAGAAAAAGCCGCGTTTGGCAACTCTTTTTCATTGGAAATAGATGAAGGGTATCAGTTTATCACACGTTCGCGTATTTTTAGCGATGAAGAAAACAAGCTCTTGAGAGAACAGGAGAAGTGA
- a CDS encoding phosphoglycerate dehydrogenase has product MKIAVITPLFSRSLELMNELAFHFPEVKHNADNTLKTKEDMIAFLHDVDGAIVGREEIDDEILSACPKLKILSRYGVGLDNLDLDAMKKRNVKLGWSGGTNSNSVAEITLSLMLSLIRNLHIATTLLKQHTWKVNGGSELSGKTIGLFGFGNIAKRLVELLSPFHCKILVCNRTHDEAEAQKYGITFATKERILEEADIISIHLPLTPTSQNLFSTEAFKTMKKSAFIINTARGGIIDEEALKVALKSGEIAGAGLEAFEVEPTQNWELIDLPNLVCTPHLGGNSKESILAMGYACIDHLKNMK; this is encoded by the coding sequence ATGAAAATTGCTGTGATTACCCCTCTTTTTTCGCGCTCGCTTGAGCTGATGAACGAGCTTGCATTTCATTTCCCAGAGGTCAAACACAATGCCGACAACACGCTTAAAACCAAGGAAGATATGATCGCTTTTTTACACGATGTTGATGGGGCAATCGTTGGACGTGAAGAGATAGACGATGAAATCCTAAGTGCGTGTCCAAAACTCAAAATCCTCTCACGTTACGGTGTTGGACTGGACAATCTTGACCTTGACGCGATGAAAAAGAGAAATGTAAAACTGGGTTGGAGTGGCGGAACAAACAGCAATTCGGTCGCCGAAATCACGCTTTCGTTGATGCTCTCGCTCATTCGCAATCTGCACATTGCAACGACCCTTTTAAAACAGCACACGTGGAAAGTCAATGGCGGAAGTGAACTCAGTGGCAAAACGATCGGTCTTTTTGGCTTTGGCAACATCGCTAAGCGTCTGGTTGAGCTTTTGAGCCCTTTTCACTGCAAAATTCTTGTCTGCAACCGTACGCATGATGAAGCTGAAGCTCAAAAGTATGGCATCACGTTTGCAACGAAAGAGCGCATTTTAGAAGAAGCGGACATCATCTCCATTCATCTGCCACTCACGCCTACGAGTCAAAACCTCTTCTCAACCGAAGCATTTAAAACGATGAAAAAAAGTGCGTTTATCATCAACACGGCGCGCGGTGGCATTATTGATGAAGAGGCACTCAAAGTGGCGCTCAAAAGTGGTGAAATCGCAGGAGCAGGACTGGAAGCATTTGAGGTAGAGCCTACGCAAAACTGGGAGCTGATCGACCTTCCAAACCTTGTCTGCACACCGCATCTTGGGGGAAATTCTAAAGAGAGCATTTTAGCGATGGGCTACGCCTGCATCGATCATCTCAAGAATATGAAATAA
- a CDS encoding SHOCT domain-containing protein has protein sequence MYGYEWMGHGFFMPWMIIFPMVILVLFMMMRGGKSSCHHHEKEDEALEIARKRFARGEIDEETFEKIKQKLSA, from the coding sequence ATGTATGGATATGAATGGATGGGGCATGGGTTTTTTATGCCGTGGATGATTATATTTCCGATGGTGATTTTAGTGCTCTTTATGATGATGCGAGGGGGCAAATCGTCTTGCCATCATCATGAGAAAGAAGACGAAGCGTTGGAGATAGCCCGAAAGCGTTTTGCCCGTGGTGAGATCGACGAAGAGACTTTTGAGAAGATCAAACAAAAGCTATCGGCTTAG
- a CDS encoding metal-sensing transcriptional repressor, protein MSQHLSHEDILKRLKRADGHLKSIMTMIENERNCAEIAQQLHAVEKAIANAKKLLIHDHIDHCLDSAAKDGTLSSDDVIKEFKQITKYL, encoded by the coding sequence ATGTCGCAACATCTTTCACACGAAGATATACTCAAACGCCTCAAACGAGCCGATGGACACCTTAAAAGCATCATGACGATGATCGAGAACGAACGTAACTGCGCTGAGATAGCCCAACAACTTCATGCCGTAGAAAAAGCCATCGCCAATGCTAAAAAATTACTCATCCATGACCACATCGACCATTGTCTCGATAGTGCCGCAAAAGATGGCACACTCAGTTCCGACGATGTTATCAAAGAGTTTAAACAAATAACCAAATACTTATAA
- a CDS encoding nickel/cobalt efflux transporter produces the protein MTDIASIIQSSSGNAWLFLPSAILLGALHGLEPGHSKTMMAAFIIAIKGTVKQSIMLGIAATLSHTAVVWAIALLGMSFGSRFATEAVEPYLEVVSGCIMVGIALWTLWQTRKNERACFSSHEHDDYHHSHDHDHEEHHHHSKEEIIFEELGSCNDPHELAHAKDIKKRFSNKEVTNWQILLFGLTGGLIPCPASITVLLICLQLKQFTLGVALVLAFSVGLALTLVLSGVIAALSMRHLSQKWNGFGEIAKKAPYVSSGLILLVGLYIGYQGLRHLL, from the coding sequence ATGACAGACATCGCCTCAATCATTCAAAGCAGTTCAGGCAATGCGTGGCTCTTTCTTCCCAGTGCCATTCTTCTTGGCGCACTGCATGGACTAGAGCCAGGGCACTCTAAAACGATGATGGCGGCATTCATCATCGCGATTAAAGGAACGGTCAAACAGTCTATTATGCTAGGTATTGCAGCGACACTTTCGCATACTGCAGTGGTTTGGGCTATTGCACTTTTGGGTATGAGTTTTGGTTCTCGCTTTGCAACAGAAGCAGTCGAGCCGTATCTTGAAGTTGTTTCGGGTTGTATTATGGTAGGCATCGCACTGTGGACACTCTGGCAAACACGTAAAAATGAGCGTGCCTGCTTTAGCTCTCATGAGCATGACGACTATCATCATTCGCATGACCACGACCACGAAGAGCATCATCACCACAGCAAAGAAGAGATCATTTTTGAAGAGCTTGGAAGTTGCAATGACCCGCATGAACTCGCACATGCCAAAGATATCAAAAAGCGCTTTTCAAACAAAGAGGTGACCAACTGGCAGATATTACTCTTCGGGCTAACAGGCGGTCTTATCCCCTGCCCTGCATCGATTACGGTGCTTCTCATCTGTTTACAACTCAAACAGTTTACGCTCGGTGTTGCGCTTGTGTTAGCTTTTAGTGTTGGATTAGCGCTTACATTGGTGTTATCGGGCGTGATTGCAGCTCTTAGCATGCGCCATCTCTCACAAAAATGGAATGGCTTTGGGGAGATTGCTAAAAAAGCACCTTATGTTTCAAGTGGGCTTATTTTGCTTGTTGGCTTGTATATCGGCTATCAGGGATTACGCCATCTTCTCTAA
- a CDS encoding helix-hairpin-helix domain-containing protein, with amino-acid sequence MNPLISILVQKTGIAKENIINILKLLEEGSTIPFIARYRKEMTGGASDEQLREFDTIYAYAKKLHDRKEEILRLIAEKVVLSDEVKKAVEKAQTLQELEDIYRPYKEKKNTRAALAIAAGLSPLADVLERAELELEAFEKKAQSFVNEKIGSVKEAIAGAQDIIAERYSDDAKEREYWRAQLHDYASFEIKATKTLKADGLYAKLAGKAEKIASIPSHRYLAMMRGVSEKELHVKILHEMERVESAITRYRIPRNARSSKSYLLEAYLDGFKRLLFPSLEREIHTIIKERADTQAITTFGKNLSQLLNTPPVTKRVILGVDPAYRTGCKLAVVDEHGTYLTHAVIYPTPPQSDYEKSAKVIKEFTQKYHITAVAIGNGTGSRESQEFFARLNREEGLNLAYTVVSEAGASIYSASKIATEEYPNLDVTIRGAISIAQRLRDPMAALVKIDPKSLGIGQYQHDVDQKQLEKKLGEVIEDLVNRIGVDPNSASISLLSYVAGVGAKLAKAIVEHREDKGAFTCKSELLHVKGLGAKAYEQCAGFFRIREGKSVLDNTGVHPESYATAQKLLARADLATLSKEQIITLAREQGIGEVTLQDIIAELLKPGFDPRESLPPIAFRSDLTDISELNEGSIVSGVVRNIADFGAFVDIGLKNDGLIHISQMSDKRIAHPLEVLSINQQLTRIRVIEVDKEKGKVSLSLKEV; translated from the coding sequence ATGAATCCACTTATCTCCATTTTAGTCCAAAAAACAGGCATTGCCAAAGAAAACATTATCAACATTTTAAAACTTTTAGAAGAAGGTTCGACCATTCCGTTTATCGCACGGTATCGCAAGGAGATGACGGGTGGAGCGAGCGATGAGCAGCTGCGAGAATTTGATACCATTTATGCCTATGCGAAGAAACTTCATGATCGTAAAGAGGAGATTTTACGGCTGATTGCTGAAAAAGTCGTGCTAAGTGATGAGGTGAAAAAAGCGGTGGAAAAAGCGCAAACACTTCAAGAGTTGGAAGATATTTACAGACCGTATAAAGAGAAAAAAAACACCCGTGCGGCTCTTGCGATTGCAGCGGGATTGAGTCCATTGGCGGATGTCTTGGAAAGGGCAGAGTTAGAGTTAGAAGCGTTTGAGAAAAAGGCGCAAAGTTTTGTGAACGAGAAAATTGGGAGTGTCAAAGAGGCGATAGCAGGGGCGCAGGACATCATCGCGGAGCGTTACAGTGATGATGCCAAAGAGCGAGAATATTGGAGAGCGCAACTGCATGACTACGCTTCGTTTGAGATCAAAGCAACCAAAACGCTCAAAGCGGATGGACTTTACGCCAAGCTGGCAGGCAAAGCCGAGAAAATCGCCTCTATTCCCTCTCACCGCTACCTTGCGATGATGCGTGGCGTGAGCGAAAAAGAGTTACATGTAAAGATACTGCACGAGATGGAGCGAGTGGAAAGTGCCATCACGCGTTACCGTATTCCACGCAACGCGAGAAGTTCCAAAAGCTATCTTTTGGAAGCGTATTTGGATGGGTTTAAACGCCTTCTCTTCCCTTCATTGGAGCGCGAAATTCACACCATTATCAAAGAGCGAGCCGACACACAAGCCATTACCACCTTTGGTAAAAACCTCTCTCAACTTCTCAACACGCCACCCGTTACCAAGCGCGTGATTTTGGGCGTTGATCCAGCGTATCGTACGGGGTGTAAACTCGCCGTCGTGGATGAACATGGCACGTACTTGACCCACGCGGTTATCTACCCGACACCACCGCAAAGTGACTATGAGAAGTCTGCCAAAGTTATCAAAGAGTTTACGCAGAAGTACCACATCACCGCCGTGGCGATTGGCAATGGTACGGGCTCGCGTGAAAGCCAAGAGTTTTTTGCCAGACTTAACCGCGAAGAGGGGCTGAATCTTGCCTATACCGTGGTTTCGGAAGCGGGCGCTTCCATCTACTCCGCGTCGAAAATTGCCACCGAAGAGTACCCGAACCTTGATGTGACGATACGAGGAGCCATTTCCATCGCGCAACGCCTGCGCGACCCGATGGCGGCACTCGTGAAAATCGACCCAAAATCACTAGGAATTGGGCAGTACCAACACGATGTCGATCAAAAACAGTTGGAAAAGAAACTGGGTGAAGTCATTGAAGATTTGGTAAACCGCATCGGGGTTGATCCTAACAGCGCTTCGATCTCTTTGCTCTCCTACGTGGCAGGTGTTGGCGCGAAACTTGCCAAAGCCATAGTCGAGCATCGTGAGGACAAAGGGGCGTTTACATGTAAGTCTGAACTTTTACATGTAAAAGGTTTGGGAGCGAAAGCCTACGAGCAATGTGCAGGGTTTTTCCGTATCCGCGAGGGTAAAAGTGTGCTTGATAATACAGGTGTTCACCCTGAGAGTTATGCAACGGCGCAGAAGCTTTTGGCACGTGCTGATTTGGCAACGCTTTCCAAAGAGCAGATTATCACATTAGCGCGCGAGCAAGGTATTGGGGAAGTGACGCTTCAAGACATCATTGCCGAGCTTTTAAAACCTGGGTTTGACCCCAGAGAGAGCTTGCCGCCGATTGCCTTTCGCTCCGATTTGACGGATATTAGCGAACTGAATGAGGGTTCTATCGTCTCGGGAGTAGTACGCAATATCGCTGATTTTGGGGCATTTGTGGACATTGGACTGAAAAACGATGGTCTGATTCACATTTCGCAAATGAGCGACAAGCGCATCGCCCATCCGCTCGAAGTTTTGAGCATCAATCAGCAGTTAACGCGCATTCGTGTCATCGAAGTCGACAAAGAAAAAGGCAAAGTGAGCCTCAGCCTCAAAGAGGTGTAA